CGCGTGACGCATCCAGGACATAGCCATCCGGACAACTGTTGCGCGCGCTGGAACTGTGTTCGAATGGATCTGTCGGACGGCTTGATGATGTCCATGCAACCAGAACCCTGCGCGGGTTGCGCTGCAACCTGAATGTGTCACGAGGCGCATGCCCGCCGGGACCAACGCGCAGCCGCACGGCGGCGCACCGAGGAGTATCGAAACTATGGCCAAGCATCCCCTGCAAGGAAGTGAGCGCACGGTAGCGGAAGGTTCAAAACTCATCGGGCAATGCGATCCGGCTGAACGGATCGAAGTCCACGTCGTCCTGCGCCGTCACGCGCAGGAGCAATTCGACGCGTTGATCGCCAGGATCGAAGCGGGCGACTCCAGCGTCAAGCCTTTATCACGCGAAGCCTTCGCCAAAGAGTTCGGTGCTGCGGCGGAAGATATCGAGAAGGTCAAGGCCTTCGCAGCACAATCGGGCCTGACCGTGGAGCGTGAGAATCCCGCTGCCCGCACTATTGTGCTTTCCGGCACCATTGCGCAGTTTCAGGCCGCCTTCGACGTCGAGTTGCATCATTACGAGCATCAATCAATCGGCCAGTATCGCGGCCGAACCGGCGTCATCAGCTTGCCCGGCAACCTTGCGAACGTCGTGACAGCCGTGCTCGGGCTCGATAACCGGCCGCAGGCGCGTCCGCATTTCCGCATCCGGCCGCCGATCCGTTCCGCCAATGCACAAGCCTCGGGTGCGTTCACACCGCTGCAGGTCGCGGCGCTGTATCAATACCCGCAAGGCGACGGTAGCGGCCAGTGCGTCGGCATTATCGAGCTTGGCGGCGGCTATGAGACGTCCGATCTGAGCACCTATTTTTCGAATCTCGGCGTGACTGCGCCTACCGTGGTCGCGGTGAGTGTCGACAAAGGCAAGAACAAGCCCACCGGCGACGCGAGCGGTCCGGACGGCGAGGTGTCGCTCGATATCGAGGTGGTCGGTGCAATCGCCCCAGGCGCGAAAATCGCGGTCTATTTCACGCCCAATACCGACACCGGTTTTATCGACGCCGTGAGCAACGCGGTTCACGACACGACCAACAAACCGTCGGTCATCTCGATCAGTTGGGGCGGCCCGGAGTCGTCATGGACAGCGCAGTCGCAGCAGGCGTTCAACAGCGTGCTGCAATCCGCAGCAACCATGGGCGTGACAGTTTGCGTGGCCTCCGGCGATAGCGGTTCGAGCGACGGCACGAGTGGCAATGTGGTCGATTTTCCCGCCTCGAGTCCGTACGTGCTGACATGCGGCGGGACCAAGCTGACGGCCTCGGGAACAAAGATCTCCCAGGAGGTGGTGTGGAACGACGGTAGCCAGGGCGGCGCAAGCGGTGGCGGTGTGAGTACCGCATTTCCCGTCCCGACCTGGCAAGAGGGTTTGTCTTCCACGAATGCATCCGGTGCGAAGACGGCATTGACAGGGCGTGGCGTGCCCGACGTAGCGGGAGACGCGTCGCCGGAGACCGGCTATGACGTGCTGATCGATGGGTCCCAAACGGTAGTGGGCGGCACGAGCGCGGTGGCGCCGCTGTGGGCCGCGCTGATTGCCCGCATCAACGCGGCTAACGGTTCGCCAGTCGGCTTCGTCAATCCGAAGCTGTATGCCGCGACGAGCGCGTTTAACGACATCACGCAAGGCAACAACGGCTCGTATGCTGCTTCGGCGGGCTGGGATGCGTGTACCGGACTTGGCAGCCCCAATGGTCAGAAGATCGCTGCGGCACTATAGTCTGTAGTCTCGCAAGCACGCGCCCGATGAACCTGGCGTGTGCTTGCGGTGTTGTTGTTGCGAAGGTTATTGCAAAGAAGGTGGTGCGTGGTTCGAGACAGCGTCCGTATGACGCCTAGATGACGAAAATGACGTAAAACGAGATGGAGCGATCATGACCAACACCGAGTCAGCTTCCGGCAGTCCGCAGTCGTCCCACAATTCTCATGCTGCTCCCGCCAAGGCGGCCACGACCGCGGCGCACAAGTCAGGAGATCAACCGTTTTTCGATCCTGTTGCCTATGGCAACGGACCTAACGATTCCGTCACCGATACCACCGAGAATGCTGCGATCACGAAGCATTCGATTGTGATCGGCGGTCGCAAGATTGCCTACACCGCGACGGCGGGTCACCTGGTGACAGTGGATCCGAGCAGCTCGGTACCCAACGCCAAGATGTTCTACGTGGCTTTCACGGAGGACAACCAGAAGGAAGAAACGCGCCCGGTTACCTTTTTCTACAATGGCGGCCCGGGGTCGTCATCGGTATTCGTGCTGCTCGGCTCGTTTGCGCCGCGCCGTATCAAGACGGCAATGCCGAGTTTCACGCCGCCCGCACCCTATACGCTGGAAGACAATCCCGATAGCCTGCTCGACAAAAGCGATCTGGTTTTTATCAATCCCAT
The sequence above is drawn from the Paraburkholderia phenazinium genome and encodes:
- a CDS encoding S53 family peptidase, producing the protein MAKHPLQGSERTVAEGSKLIGQCDPAERIEVHVVLRRHAQEQFDALIARIEAGDSSVKPLSREAFAKEFGAAAEDIEKVKAFAAQSGLTVERENPAARTIVLSGTIAQFQAAFDVELHHYEHQSIGQYRGRTGVISLPGNLANVVTAVLGLDNRPQARPHFRIRPPIRSANAQASGAFTPLQVAALYQYPQGDGSGQCVGIIELGGGYETSDLSTYFSNLGVTAPTVVAVSVDKGKNKPTGDASGPDGEVSLDIEVVGAIAPGAKIAVYFTPNTDTGFIDAVSNAVHDTTNKPSVISISWGGPESSWTAQSQQAFNSVLQSAATMGVTVCVASGDSGSSDGTSGNVVDFPASSPYVLTCGGTKLTASGTKISQEVVWNDGSQGGASGGGVSTAFPVPTWQEGLSSTNASGAKTALTGRGVPDVAGDASPETGYDVLIDGSQTVVGGTSAVAPLWAALIARINAANGSPVGFVNPKLYAATSAFNDITQGNNGSYAASAGWDACTGLGSPNGQKIAAAL